In the genome of Musa acuminata AAA Group cultivar baxijiao unplaced genomic scaffold, Cavendish_Baxijiao_AAA HiC_scaffold_997, whole genome shotgun sequence, the window ccgaagtaactaaaaactccgaattgaaatgataatattactaaattactgaactgaatcgtcacaactatctcgtttttacccataatggagtttttgtaaatccatatgcatacagttctaactattgtatttctttgtttcgaaccactctttcatttaattcttcgttctttactacaccattcttgagttcatctctttgttcattcaatccacaatcacagacaaaatagaaggactgatattgaaatccgtctaaatggagtgtgactaaatgcagtgtgagctgcaatcaatatcaatcaaattaataccaatacaaatcaatatcaatatatcaatatgtagtaatataaaagtatgtagtagtaccaatatcaatatatagtaataattaatactaataattatcgataatataattataaatgattatattaactaatacttaattgatacttagatattttacatatgaatattaatacttatattaatattaactattaaactaattattaatgttaactaatacttattttattacttatatttatttacttatatttatttatttatttattattatttattattatatttattatattattattatattaatattattattatattatattatcattataggattatattatgtataggattatattttatattatgtataggattatattatgattacagagtagaagttatgattataaaaatagtaatagtatgtaattaagtaatagcatgtaattaagtaatagcatgtaattatgtaatatagtgatgttatataggatgatagggatagccttatataactaatgaatatctaatgtcattctaatatgacatatatatttgtttcttccataacgtaaaccacccgcattttttttagattaaatcggattctagaatcattcctagaaacatagacggggtccgagcttatagacattacatacatctagtataacctccccaacccttctttttttttttacaattctgtaataccgtccatcttttctcctaaaactctaagtcatatagtaatacgttattatgttccccaaccaattggattatcttgaaccacgcatgaattgggataaacttacttaataataataataaaaaataataataaaaagactatTTTGAAAGCTAGTCAATGATGACCCTCCATGGATTCACCTATATAAGCCGCAGCTAACGTTGCAAAAATAAGAGCTTGAATACCACTTGTAAATAATCCAAGAAACATGACAGGTATAGGAACTACTGAAGGGACTAAAGAAACAAGAACGACAACTACTAATTCATCAGCCAATATATTCCCGAAAAGTCGAAAACTAAGAGATAAGGGTTTTGTGAAATCTTCTAGGATGTTAATTGGTAAAAGTATTGGAGTTGGTTGAATGTATTTCCCAAAATAACCCAATCCTTTTTTGCTAAGACCCGCATAAAAATATGCGACTGACGTGAGTAAAGCTAAAGCAACAGTAGTATTTATATCATTCGTGGGCGCAGCTAACTCCCCATGAGGTAACTGTATAATTTTCCAAGGTAAAAGAGCACCTGACCagttagaaacaaaaataaataggaacatagttccaataaagggaacccaaggaccatattcttctccaatctgggttttgctcaagtctcgaataaattcaaggacatattcgaagaaattctgaccgccggtcggaatggtttgtggattccgaacagctaggatcaccgaacctaataagatagcaattactacccaagaagtgataagtacttgggcatggacttgtaaacctcctatttgccaatagaaatgttggcctacttctacacccgatatatcgtataaccccttgagtgttttaatggaacatggtataacattcatatggtcctctaacaaaaattgaacttcaaaaaataaattattttgattcaaccatctctttctcaactcaccaacttgaatcactaattgtattcatcaatcgtatatttaggatatcaagaaattacataggataccaagaaatcacataacatcataacatattatcaatatgcccacatttccattttgttttttcttttttttaattcaagaatagtaaccgatccaataaatctataaaatccccaaataattaactaattattCTTAATCATAATCAACGATTTCTTATATAGCTACAACGGCCCTCACAAATTGCGGATACTAATTTGTTAAGAACCAATCGGATTGAAGCTATAGCGTCATCATTGGCTGGGATCGAAATATCTGCGAGATCGGGGTCACAATTTGTATCGATTAAACAAATCGTCGGAATCCCTAAAATTACACATTCTCGAAGAGCCATATATTCTTCTTGCTGATCAACGATGATCACAATATCAGGCAATCCCGTCATATATTTGATACCGCCGAGATATGTTTGCAAGGCAGATAATTTTCTCTTCAACATTGCGGCATCTCTTTTGGGAAGACGGTTGAGTTTCCCCATCTTTTGTTCTGCTCTTAAATCCCTGAACTTTTGAAGTCTCGTTTCCGTAGTAGACCAATTCGTTAACATACCACCGAGCcattttttattaacataatgacaccgggcccttattgcagctgatgctactgaatccgctgctttatttttggtaccaacaattaagaagttttttcccctacttgctgcatcaaaaactaaatcacaggcttctgataaaaaacgagccgttctagtgagatttgtaatatgaatacctttacgctttgcagagatgtaaggggccattctaggattccatttcttagtaccatgaccaaaatgaactccggcctccatcatctcttccaaattgatgttccaatatcttcttgtcatttttccccacacttcctttttgttttttcttttttatttttttaacaaagagacgaggtactttgaaataaataattgttccGATGGAACCTTCTACCGGGAATTAACCGTTGATACACGGTACAAACCATTAATgtcttttaattacttattttttttttaccaaatcaatactcggaccagatagttaagttaaaagacagatagttaaaagtgaaaagatagttaaagtaaaagaatctgctcttaggaatcatgaaatcgcgtaaacgattgttctgatgtctcatggaaatgggacgtaagaacaaaataattctctatggtgtaacaaaatatctctcatttccaaatcgaatagattctttcttttgatttccaaataaatgttcttgtcttgccttgaacggtgcactaattttttgaatccggtaccaacgggtataatcccacccagaacaacgttctctttcaggcctttcaaccaatcaatacgacctcgtagagcagcttttgctaaaactcgagcggtttcttgaaaacttgcttcggatatgaaactttgagtattcaaagatgccctcgttattcccaataggattgcccgataagagatcgcttcgtccaaagcgcgccccgctcgttccgctcgcaacaatccgattaattccccaggtgaaaaaacattagacattccatcttctgaaaccaacacttttgatgttacttgacgtacaataatctctatatgtctattatggatctgtaccccctgggatcgataaaccttttggattttattaaccaaagagatacgactttgaactatggttagctccgcttgaatcaagaatccccaggggattccaagaatttttggtataccttcgttccaaccttcaactctcctttcgaggttcatcgatattgaatcaatagaacgtacttctaagatttgttccacttttggaagaccttgcgttatgtcaccagatctcgatttttcatatataaatgtaactaatgtatctccttcgtaaaagatttctccataatggccatgaacagtagctcctggagtggccaaatagggcttagccgatcttataactaaggagtcaacatgaacaattatgatctgaccagatttttctacgtgtggttcgtatttgaatagacatacattttcacaaaaaaattgtccaagacgaatttttttagatgtctcttcccaataatcgtgatggagaaagtgccaattcaaatggaatggattcaaaatgatgttactgcatggatcggggttataaatcctcctattttcatctattaaacagtatttaagtacttgaagtacttggaaagtctgttgaaaattgtcaagtagcaaatatttctttaacaagatctgattataagttattaaatggtaagatgaatagaaatttgctattttaggtacaatagtgcctaagggacccagcaaatccttaattgggattatgggatccgattcttttgtcatattgttatattttgaaccattgaatgggccaattcgaaaacaattggatgatgacaaaattatcaaagattggcattccttatttcgatttaacaatgtaccaatagtaccttgatgttgggtaagtgattgaatcctggccttgtaaaaaaaaggattgatatttgtgcgatctaatccattatcggaaatcaatccggaacttgccctatcatatctttttccggtatacgaaatagtggacttgactaactcaattcttatgaaatctcgaatcagatcatttgttcttacctcaacaaaggaagcgtgaacctcttccggagaacctttttgctcttgatcccaattcaatactaagcaagtccgaactaattgaatacttgtgtgagaaattcctcgaattgacttgccatttccatgaaggatataattgacaactctaagttggacattatccttttcccgcaggagatcttgaggaaaaagtgttgctaaatttatgccatcagctatttcatatgtgactacgggtcgaaccaaaacaaaatactttttcttggtaggtgtgatccgttggacatagatccaatttttccatttttttgattccttagaaatttttttttctgtttccggtggtatcaaaatgccgctgtgcctggatatcttatctgcctctccaggaaaataaatatctccggaaaatatttttagttcaatattttttttttttctctccactcggactaatccgcctactcgacttcttgtatttaaagcgagttgtgtatctactccaatgatactattgttccggaccattatcaacgaagatccgggtaagatatgcacttcttcgagaatgaaaaaaaaccgatctactttcgtttggtatttcggactaaattcttttggtcctcgatactcaatcaaatcctctttttttatgattgaattgacctctacggttccatatttagtaattcctgaattgcttcttctgtatcgtggatcatcaaaataagcaagaatactatttctacgtaaaataccctgttttggtatttcgatcgaaataccaaaacagtggtattagttctttctctcgttcttgattgtattgtaatgggatgatgaatctatttcttcgctttttcgccaagaaataagaattcccttggataatagaaggatatatgaaattcaaatgaccattagacatcgtttgatcaggtcttattgaatagtcaataattttcttatcttttttaccagaagtatccaacaatttatgtcttattcgaccattagtcattgataggtcagagatatatctttcttcgacagaaaaagaataaacattcatttgatcttgatccttgtggagcgaaaaagacactatactggatctgcacggacctcccgctaatatccataaatgactcgtttttgataatagatgaacattaccatatgtatattcaggtgcatggtggacatcggtactccagtgcatttctccctctgattcagaataaatatgttttcgtaccttctctttaaaatgaaaagtggacgttccagcacgaatctcagcaatcacttgttctgattctacatattgattattttgaactaaaataaaactttttggtggaatatttacattatgtagaatatcccgactctcaatagttacatacaagtctatagaacatagaaaagcaggatgcccatgacgggtacgtgtgggatgaaccaaatcctcattgaattttatttttccattagaaggagctcgtacatgctcggcagtaccgcctgtgaatactccaccggtatgaaaagttcttaatgttagttgagttcctggttccccaattgattgacccgcaataatacctacagcttctcccaattcgaccaggtcgccatgagtaggactccgaccataacataattggcagatccaagatgtactcctgcaagtaaagggggttcgaatatatattggttgtgctcgaaaggttatgaatcgattgacaagtccaatcccaatatcttgatttcgagtggcaaggcatcgtagaccgatatatatatcgtccgctaatacacgaccaattagtgtttggacaaaaattttttccgtcatcccatttcgaggactcacggaaatacctcggatagtgccacaatctgttctacgtacaataatatgttgaactacttcaacaagtctacgtgtgaggtatccagcatctgatgttcgtacagcagtatctacaactcctttgcgggctccataacaggaaattatatattctgtcaaagaaagtccttcacgtaaattgctttgaatgggtaaatcaatcatttgtccttggggatccgacattaatcctctcatacctactaattggtgtatctgagatgcatttcccctagctcccgaaaaggacattagatatactggattagaaggatcagtcatccgaaaattaggattcatttcttgtctcaaatattcacttgtagcataccatatctcaatggattgacgtaatttttctaccgcgtgtacattcccataatgatggtgtttatccaaaataaaactttgttgttcagcgtcttggactaaccatcccttagaagggattgttaaaagatcatcaattcctaatgaaatagatgtagcagtggcttgttggaaacccaaagtctttacttgatccaagatatgtgatgtatatgccattccgaaatgatctattaacctgctaataagtcgtttcataacagttccatttatcactttattgtgaaagaccagatcggcccgttctgccataagtacagtacctcttatatttattctgctaagTAGGATTCGACAATGGACCTGAGTTAGTGATTCGAAAACTTCCTTTCCTCAATCTCAATCTTGATTCACGCAGAAATTCAGAAATTATGATACCAGTGAAATTGGGGAGACCCGAATTCCCATGGGCACGAACATCGCCTAATCTGATTTCTTAGTTTAGATAGCGTATGAGTAGGCTCGACAAAACCCCTGTATGGCTTCTTCTATTTCccgataaaaagaaatatgaccaagagtagttcgaatgtatatacaacggatttcctttgttacacttccttctattagatagtgcccataaatctcatgataagtACCCAAAGATTCATATTGAACTTCGATGGGAACTTCTCTTGAGCCAATGACACGTTGATCTAGTCTCCATCGGAGCCACAAAGGACTATCTAAACTAATTCGTTTCTGTTGATAAGCTCCAAGTGCATCATAGGAACTAGAAAAATAGGGTTCTTTCTtttccgtatacctatagtcattttttttattgtcaacctttttattttggtagtttccgcaactatatctatatggattatacctatttgcacaaatacctcgacgattcccgatcgttaataaatagagtccgataagcatatcttgagttggtacggaaataggatccccaatagctggagacaagagattcatatgagaaaacataagtaaacgagcctccgcttgagcttccaaagataaaggtacatgaacagccatttgatccccatcaaagtCTGCATTGAAACCCTTACAAACTAATGGATGTAAACAAATAGCGCGTCCCTCCACTAAAAAGGGTTGGAACGCCTGTATGCCTAATCTGTGCAGGGTGGGTGCTCTATTCAATAATACAGGATGCCCCCGCATAACTTCTTGAAGTATTTCCCATACAATGGGTTCTTTTTCCCGAATTTTACTTTTAGCAATTCCTATGTTAGAAGCAACATGTTGTCTGATTAGACCACGAATTACAAATGTTTGGAAAAGCTCTATTGCTATTTCTCGAGGTAATCCACACTGATGTAATGAAAGCGAAGGACCCACGACAATGACGGAACGTCCCGAATAATCGACACGTTTACCAAGCAGAGTCTCACGAAATCTTCCCTCTTTGCCTTCAATTACATCTGAAAATGACTTGTAAACtttattatgaccatccctcattggttgtccacggatcccattatcaagaagtgtatccacggcctcttgtaccaatttctcctgacacattactaattcccctggcgtagatctacttgttgctaatagatcggtaagagtattattccgatagataactcgtctatagagttcattaatatccgaactcattagtttacccccatctatctgaatgattggtctcaactcgggaggaagaactggtaataagcacaaaaccatccattctggttctacatttgttcgaataaaatgtttagctaattccatgcgtctaaccaaaaaatcctttcttcttctaatttttctatcttcccattcatttccagtggacccctcctcccctaattccttccattctactaatgaattacccgtaataattcgcaaatctgaatcggctaattgttctctgatagcacctgctcctgtagagatttctcgatttcgaaatgtctcgaagccttgggtagtaaaaaaaagtggtatgctgtatttccgagattggatttcatattcgaataaacctcgtaatcgtaagaaagtaggttttttcgctatgggcctagcaaaagaaaaatcgagataggttcctgtaggattggattcccccttttaaaatcggacgtgaaggtttcctttcatccggctcaagtagttacctcaaaaaggggattctttcttatttaaaaagtttgttcgaaaaaccctacaaacaaagaactactccttactcaagttcccactaaggaccaacgattcattcttctttttttactttcattttccgaATTACTTATGACAAAATAAAAATGTAGGATTTTTGAGTAGTCTACTTCCCGTCAAATGATGAATCCCCTTAAAAGAATACTTTGGGACTCGTAAGGGATTTACTTGTCTATATATCGTTCTATTCGATCCTTTAGGTCCCTACTCACCTCGATGGTTATCCCATGATGCCCCTTGAAGCATATATGCGATAGATAGACTTCTGTAACCATACTATATTTGCTTGCTTAAACGGAATCTCTCTATAAAGAAATGGAATAGCTGATTCCACAAAAAAGTGTTTTTTCACGAGGTATAACTAGCAATTCCTATTTATACGGAATCGACCATGGATCAATTCCCCTTGCATTTGGAAGTATTGAATACACCTATAATTCTGAGTTTCGTGTTACTTTTACTTCTCCCAAAACACATGTCAGAGCCGGGGGCACCCCAATCGGATTGAATGGGATGACAGTTTCTCAGTCCGAATCTGTAAaacgaaaattttgatcaaatcacACATCGCAGTATACTAGGCCTTCTAATTCCTTAAGGGGTTTATCTAAAAGATTCGCGATATAACTAGGAAGACGTTTCAAATACCACACATGAGTCACTGGACATGCGAGTTTGATGTATCCCATTTGATATCTTCGTATCCGAGAATCAACAAATTCCACCCCGCATTGTTCACAAAATTTCGGGTCTTCTTTTTCAGCtccaatcactcgataatttccaCAAGCACAAATTCCACTTTTTATGGGCCCAGAGATTCTTTCACAAAACAATCCATCTTTTTCTGGTTTATTGGTCTTATAATGAAACGTATAGGGCTTTGTCACCTCTCCAACTATCTCTCCATTAGGTAAAATTTTGTTGGCCCAAGCCTTTATTTGTTGAGGAGAAACTAGTCCAATTCGAAGTTGTTGATGTTTATACCGGTCAATCATAGAATAGAAATTCTGATTCATTCAGATCAAGCTTCCTTCCTATTAATCTGGAAGTTCTTCTCAGATACAAGGAAATGATTCAGTTCTAGAGCTAAAGATCGTAGTTCTCGAACGAGCAATCGAAAAGATTCTGGAGCATCTTCTGGGTTagatactcttcctccaatgatcGTAGCACCAAGTACTTCTTGACGAGCTCTAATATGATCAGATTTATAAGTAAGCATCTCTTGTAAAATATGAGCAACACCAAATCCCTCTAGAGCCCAAACTTCCATTTCCCCTACTCGTTGTCCCCCTTGCTTCGCCCTTCCTCTAAGGGGTTGTTGTGTAACAAGTGCGTAATGTCCACTAGAACGTCCATGGATTTTATCATCAACTTgatgaattaattttaaaatataggacTTTCCTATTAGAACAGGTTGTTCAAAAGGATTTCCTGTTCTTCCATCAAATATTCTGCTTTTTCCCGGATATTCGGGTTCAAATACCCATGGATTTTTTGTTTGCTTACTGGCTTCATATAATTCGGAAAACACTAGTTTTCTCGAAGCCTCTTGCTCATATCTCTCATCAAAAGGTGCTATTCTATAATGTCTCTTTAGCAGATCCCCCGCTAACCCGAGCGAGCATTCAAATATCTGTCCCACATTCATTCGTGATGGTACTCCTAATGGGTTGAAGACCATATCAACAGGTGTTCCATCTTGCAAATAGGGCATATCTTGTCTAGgcaaaatttttgaaatgatacCCTTATTCCCATGTCTTCCAGCTACTTTATCACCTACTTTGATTTCACGTTTCTGTGAAATATATACACGAATCATTTCTGAATTATAACAGGAACCCCCCTTTTTCCGGATCCATCTCACATCAATAACGCGACCTCTTCCGCCTATAGGTAGTTTTAGAGAAGTTTCTTTTGCAGTGGATACCTGAATTCCAAGTATGGCTCGTAATAATCTATCCTCTGGAGCATACGACGATTCGTTTGCTGTCTGAGGTGTTAATTTACCTACtaaaatatcacctgtttctaccCAAGATCCCAGCATCACAACTCCATTTCTGTCTAAATTGCGGAGTAAATGAGCCTCTAGATGTGGTATTTCCTTAGTGATTCTTTCAGGTCCTTGGCTTGTCACATGAGTCTGAATTTCATATTTCCGGATGTGAAAAGAAGTATAAATATCTTCATATACCAGACGTTCGCTAATTAGTACTGCGTCTTCAGAATTGTAACCCTCCCATGGCATATAAGCTACTAATACGTTTTTTCCTAAAGCAAGTTCCCCCCCAACTGTAGCCGCACCGTCCGctaaaatttgtccttttttaatGCATTTACCCCGCGGAACCTGAGGTTTTTGATGCATACAAGTATTTTTGTTGGAACGTTGATAGATAACTAATGGAATACTTATACTTATAGTAGTGTCCCCATTACTTGATAAAATGATCTTGTGAGGGTCAGTATAAATGATCTTTCCCTCGTGTTCGGCTATAGCGGAAACCCCCGAATCCAGAGCCGTTTGGCGTTCCAGTCCAGTTCCAACAATGCACCTCTCGGACTGAGAAAGCGGAACTGCTTGGCGCTGCATATTAGAACTCATTAAAGCCCGATTCGCATCATTATGCTCGATAAAAGGAATGAGGGAAGCTCCAATAGAAAAATATTGGAA includes:
- the LOC135665401 gene encoding ATP synthase subunit a, chloroplastic — protein: MNVIPCSIKTLKGLYDISGVEVGQHFYWQIGGLQVHAQVLITSWVVIAILLGSVILAVRNPQTIPTGGQNFFEYVLEFIRDLSKTQIGEEYGPWVPFIGTMFLFIFVSNWSGALLPWKIIQLPHGELAAPTNDINTTVALALLTSVAYFYAGLSKKGLGYFGKYIQPTPILLPINILEDFTKPLSLSFRLFGNILADELVVVVLVSLVPSVVPIPVMFLGLFTSGIQALIFATLAAAYIGESMEGHH
- the LOC135665402 gene encoding DNA-directed RNA polymerase subunit beta, encoding MLRNDGNEGMSTIPGFSQIQFEGFCRFINEGLTEEFHKFPKIEDTDQEIEFKLFVERYQLVEPLINERDAVYESLTYSSELYVPAGLIWKTGRDMQEQTVFIGNIPLMNSLGTFIVNGIYRIVINQILQSPGIYYRSELDHNGISVYTSTIISDWGGRSELEIDRKARIWARVSRKQKISILILSSAMGSNLREILDNVCYPEIFLSFPNDKEKKKIGSKENAILEFYQQFACVGGDPVFSESLCKELQKKFFQQRCELGRIGRRNMNRRLNLDIPQNNTFLLPRDVLAAADHLIGIKFGMGTLDDMNHLKNKRIRSIADLLQDQFGLALVRLENAVRGTICGAIRHKLIPTPQNLVTSTSLTTTYESFFGLHPLSQVLDRTNPLTQIVHGRKLSYLGPGGLTGRTASFRIRDIHPSHYGRICPIDTSEGINVGLIGSLAIHVRIGHWGSIESPFYEISERSKEAQIVYLSPNRDEYYMVAAGNSLALNRGIQEEQVVPARYRQEFLTIAWEQIHLRSIFPFQYFSIGASLIPFIEHNDANRALMSSNMQRQAVPLSQSERCIVGTGLERQTALDSGVSAIAEHEGKIIYTDPHKIILSSNGDTTISISIPLVIYQRSNKNTCMHQKPQVPRGKCIKKGQILADGAATVGGELALGKNVLVAYMPWEGYNSEDAVLISERLVYEDIYTSFHIRKYEIQTHVTSQGPERITKEIPHLEAHLLRNLDRNGVVMLGSWVETGDILVGKLTPQTANESSYAPEDRLLRAILGIQVSTAKETSLKLPIGGRGRVIDVRWIRKKGGSCYNSEMIRVYISQKREIKVGDKVAGRHGNKGIISKILPRQDMPYLQDGTPVDMVFNPLGVPSRMNVGQIFECSLGLAGDLLKRHYRIAPFDERYEQEASRKLVFSELYEASKQTKNPWVFEPEYPGKSRIFDGRTGNPFEQPVLIGKSYILKLIHQVDDKIHGRSSGHYALVTQQPLRGRAKQGGQRVGEMEVWALEGFGVAHILQEMLTYKSDHIRARQEVLGATIIGGRVSNPEDAPESFRLLVRELRSLALELNHFLVSEKNFQINRKEA
- the LOC135665403 gene encoding DNA-directed RNA polymerase subunit beta' yields the protein MNQNFYSMIDRYKHQQLRIGLVSPQQIKAWANKILPNGEIVGEVTKPYTFHYKTNKPEKDGLFCERISGPIKSGICACGNYRVIGAEKEDPKFCEQCGVEFVDSRIRRYQMGYIKLACPVTHVWYLKRLPSYIANLLDKPLKELEGLVYCDFSFARPIAKKPTFLRLRGLFEYEIQSRKYSIPLFFTTQGFETFRNREISTGAGAIREQLADSDLRIITGNSLVEWKELGEEGSTGNEWEDRKIRRRKDFLVRRMELAKHFIRTNVEPEWMVLCLLPVLPPELRPIIQIDGGKLMSSDINELYRRVIYRNNTLTDLLATSRSTPGELVMCQEKLVQEAVDTLLDNGIRGQPMRDGHNKVYKSFSDVIEGKEGRFRETLLGKRVDYSGRSVIVVGPSLSLHQCGLPREIAIELFQTFVIRGLIRQHVASNIGIAKSKIREKEPIVWEILQEVMRGHPVLLNRAPTLHRLGIQAFQPFLVEGRAICLHPLVCKGFNADFDGDQMAVHVPLSLEAQAEARLLMFSHMNLLSPAIGDPISVPTQDMLIGLYLLTIGNRRGICANRYNPYRYSCGNYQNKKVDNKKNDYRYTEKKEPYFSSSYDALGAYQQKRISLDSPLWLRWRLDQRVIGSREVPIEVQYESLGTYHEIYGHYLIEGSVTKEIRCIYIRTTLGHISFYREIEEAIQGFCRAYSYAI